A window from Catharus ustulatus isolate bCatUst1 chromosome 14, bCatUst1.pri.v2, whole genome shotgun sequence encodes these proteins:
- the LOC117002818 gene encoding probable global transcription activator SNF2L1, with protein MDPGPGPAEEPCASTSSATAAAQKPGAEEKNDPPFQLKLPPKAARPDKEVDPEYEEKMKADRAKRFEFLLKQTELFAHFIQPAAQKSPTSPLKVKLGRPRMKKDEKQSLISAGEYRHRRTEQEEDEELLSESRKTSNVCIRFEESPSYVKGGTLRDYQVRGLNWMISLYENGVNGILADEMGLGKTLQTIALLGYLKHYRNIPGPHMVLVPKSTLHNWMNEFKRWVPSLRAVCLIGDKDARAAFIRDVMMPGEWDVCVTSYEMVIKEKSVFKKFNWRYLVIDEAHRIKNEKSKLSEIVREFKTTNRLLLTGTPLQNNLHELWALLNFLLPDVFNSADDFDSWFDTKNCLGDQKLVERLHAVLKPFLLRRIKGEVEKSLPPKKEVKIYLGLSKMQREWYTRILMKDIDILNSAGKMDKMRLLNILMQLRKCCNHPYLFDGAEPGPPYTTDTHLITNSGKMLVLDKLLAKLREQGSRVLLFSQMTRLLDILEDYCMWRGYEYCRLDGQTPHEEREEAIDTFNAPNSSKFIFMLSTRAGGLGINLATADVVILYDSDWNPQVDLQAMDRAHRIGQKKPVRVFRLITDNTVEERIVERAEIKLRLDSIVIQQGRLIDQQSNKLAKDEMLQMIRHGATHVFASKDSELTEEDITTILERGEKKTAEMNERLQKMGESSLRNFTMDTEMSLYNFEGEDYREKQKLSMMEWIEPPKRERKANYAVDAYFREALRVSEPKVPKAPRPPKQPNIQDFQFFPPRLFELLEKEILYYRKTIGYKVPRNPDLPNAAQVQKEEQKKIDESMPLNTEESEEKEKLLTQGFTNWNKRDFNQFIKANEKYGRDDIDNIAREVEGKSPEEVIEYSAVFWERCNELQDIERIMAQIERGEARIQRRISIKKALDAKIARYKAPFHQLRIQYGTNKGKNYTEEEDRFLICMLHKMGFDKENVYEELRQCVRNAPQFRFDWFIKSRTAMEFQRRCNTLISLIEKENMEIEEKERAEKKKRGAKVTASQKRKADLAAENSGKKDAKKAKS; from the exons ATGGACCcgggccccggccccgccgaggAGCCCTGCGCCTCCACATCCTCCGCCACGGCCGCTGCGCAGAAGCCCGGCGCTGAGGAG AAAAATGATCCCCCATTTCAACTCAAACTTCCTCCAAAGGCAGCTAGACCTGACAAAGAAGTTGACCCAGAATATGAAGAGAAGATG AAAGCAGATCGAGCAAAAAGGTTTGAATTCCTCCTGAAGCAGACAGAActttttgcacattttattCAACCTGCAGCACAAAAATCACCAACATCTCCGCTAAAAGTCAAGCTGGGACGGCCACGGATGAAGAAGGATGAAAAACAGAGTTTGATTTCAGCTGGGga GTACCGCCACAGGcgcacagagcaggaggaggatgaagaacTCTTGTCTGAGAGTCGGAAAACGTCCAATGTGTGCATTCGGTTTGAGGAGTCTCCTTCAT ATGTGAAAGGAGGAACATTAAGAGATTATCAGGTTAGAGGTTTGAACTGGATGATCTCACTCTATGAAAATGGAGTTAATGGCATTCTGGCAGATGAAATG GGGCTCGGTAAGACTCTGCAAACAATAGCTTTATTAGGCTATCTGAAGCATTACCGAAACATTCCTGGGCCACACATGGTACTGGTTCCAAAATCAACTTTGCATAACTGGATGAATGAATTTAAGCGCTGGGTTCCATCTTTACGTGCTGTTTGCCTTATTGGAGACAAAGATGCCAGA GCTGCATTTATCCGTGATGTTATGATGCCTGGTGAATGGGATGTTTGTGTTACATCATATGAAATGGTAATCAAAGAGAAATCAGTCTTCAAGAAATTTAACTGGAGATACCTGGTAATCGATGAAGCCCACAGAATAAAGAATGAGAAGTCTAAG CTGTCAGAGATCGTACGTGAGTTCAAGACAACAAATCGATTGCTGCTTACAGGAACTCCTTTACAGAATAATCTCCATGAGCTGTGGGCATTACTCAATTTCCTTTTACCCGATGTCTTCAATTCTGCAGAT GATTTTGACTCATGGTTTGACACTAAAAATTGTCTCGGTGATCAGAAACTTGTAGAAAGACTTCATGCT GttttaaagccatttctctTACGTCGCATAAAAGGTGAAGTAGAAAAGAGTTTACCTccaaagaaagaagtaaaaatttatCTTGGGCTCAGCAAAATGCAGAGAGAATG GTATACCAGGATCCTGATGAAAGATATTGATATCCTGAATTCAGCTGGCAAAATGGATAAGATGCGTCTGCTGAATATTCTGATGCAGCTGCGGAAGTGCTGTAACCATCCTTACCTGTTTGATGGTGCTGAGCCAGGCCCTCCTTACACCACTGATACTCATCTCATCACCAACAGTGGTAAAATGCTAGTTTTGGATAAACTGCTGGCAAAACTCAGAGAGCAGG GTTCCAGAGTTCTGCTGTTCAGTCAGATGACTCGCTTGCTGGATATTTTGGAAGACTATTGCATGTGGCGTGGTTATGAGTACTGCAGACTTGATGGGCAGACACCACATGAGGAAAGAGAG gaagcAATTGACACATTTAATGCTCCCAACAGCAGTAAATTCATTTTCATGCTGAGTACCAGAGCTGGAGGTCTTGGAATTAATTTGGCAACTGCTGATGTGGTTATTCTCTATGATTCAGATTGGAACCCTCAAGTAGATCTGCAAGCCATG GATCGTGCGCATCGTATTGGTCAAAAGAAACCAGTACGGGTGTTTCGACTTATCACTGATAATACTGTTGAAGAGAGGATTGTAGaaagagctgaaataaaactgagacTGGACTCTATAGTTATACAACAAG GAAGGCTTATAGACCAACAGTCCAACAAACTGGCAAAAGATGAAATGCTGCAGATGATCCGGCATGGAGCCACGCATGTGTTTGCTTCCAAAGACAGTGAGCTGACAGAGGAAGATATAACTACTATTTtagaaagaggggaaaagaag aCAGCTGAAATGAATGAACGATTGCAGAAAATGGGAGAGAGCTCCCTACGAAATTTCACTATGGACACAGAGATGAGCTTATACAACTTCGAAGGTGAAgattacagagaaaaacaaaag CTGAGCATGATGGAATGGATTGAGCCTCCAAAAAGAGAACGCAAGGCCAATTATGCAGTGGATGCTTATTTCAGAGAAGCCCTACGTGTCAGTGAACCAAAAGTCCCAAAG GCTCCACGACCTCCAAAACAACCAAATATTCaggattttcagtttttcccacCACGGTTATTTGaacttctggaaaaagaaattctgtattACCGTAAAACTATAGGATATAAg GTCCCCAGGAATCCTGACCTTCCAAATGCAGCTCAGGTACAAAAGGAGGAACAGAAGAAGATAGATGAGTCTATGCCTCTGAATACTGAGGaaagtgaagagaaagaaaagcttctaacacag GGTTTTACAAACTGgaataaaagagattttaacCAATTTATTAAAGCTAATGAGAAATATGGTCGTGATGATATAGACAATATTGCCCGTGAGGTGGAAGGAAAGTCACCTGAGGAGGTCATTGAGTATTCAG ctGTTTTCTGGGAACGTTGTAATGAACTGCAGGACATTGAGAGGATTATGGCTCAGATTGAACGAGGAGAGGCAAGAATTCAGCGGAGGATCAGTATCAAGAAAGCCCTTGATGCCAAA ATTGCAAGGTACAAAGCACCTTTTCATCAGCTGCGTATTCAGTATGGAacaaacaaagggaaaaattacaCAGAAGAAGAAGACAGATTTTTGATCTGTATGTTACACAAAATGGGCTTTGACAAGGAGAATGTGTACGAGGAGCTGAGGCAGTGCGTGCGCAACGCTCCTCAGTTCAGGTTCGACTGGTTTATCAAATCCAGAACTGCGATG GAGTTTCAGAGACGCTGCAATACTCTCATAtcattaatagaaaaagaaaatatggaaattgaagaaaaagaaagagctgaaaagaagaaaagaggagcAAAAGTTACAGCA tcacagaagagaaaagcagactTGGCTGCTGAgaactctggaaaaaaagatgCTAAGAAAGCGAAGTCGTGA